Proteins encoded by one window of Vitis vinifera cultivar Pinot Noir 40024 chromosome 10, ASM3070453v1:
- the LOC100251549 gene encoding agamous-like MADS-box protein AGL62 yields MEVANVNSRKNMGRQKIEIRKIEKKNSLLVTFSKRRTGLFKKAGELCVLCGVEAAVIVFSPAGRAFVFGHPTADAVIDRFLGRDTGTISRAVVPAEQVVHGQVQRQYLEPVGRAEAKKEEGGFWWDAPIENMGLNELEQFKGSLEKLRKKVADRVEEMTSMMVMESESGAGPSSTTMVEYAVPPQAYNSSAVLHARDLAAHSHSQAVPQGFDFGFGFDEPRFW; encoded by the coding sequence ATGGAAGTTGCAAACGTAAACTCTCGGAAGAACATGGGGAGACAGAAGATcgaaataagaaaaattgagaagaaaaactCCTTGTTGGTCACCTTCTCCAAGCGTCGAACTGGTCTCTTCAAGAAGGCCGGCGAGCTCTGCGTTCTGTGCGGTGTTGAGGCCGCCGTCATCGTCTTCTCTCCGGCCGGGAGGGCCTTCGTCTTCGGTCACCCCACCGCGGACGCTGTCATCGATCGCTTCCTCGGGCGCGACACCGGCACCATCTCACGTGCGGTTGTTCCAGCGGAACAAGTGGTGCATGGCCAGGTTCAGAGGCAATACTTGGAGCCTGTGGGGAGGGCGGAAGCGAAGAAGGAGGAGGGTGGGTTTTGGTGGGACGCGCCCATTGAGAACATGGGGTTGAATGAACTGGAGCAGTTCAAGGGTTCCCTTGAGAAGCTGCGGAAGAAGGTGGCGGATCGAGTGGAGGAGATGACCTCGATGATGGTGATGGAAAGCGAGAGTGGTGCTGGTCCTTCGTCCACTACCATGGTTGAATATGCAGTGCCACCCCAGGCGTATAATTCTTCTGCTGTTCTCCATGCCCGTGATTTGGCTGCTCATAGTCATAGCCAAGCTGTTCCTCAGGGTTTCGATTTTGGGTTCGGTTTCGATGAACCCCGTTTCTGGTGA
- the LOC100246406 gene encoding probable LRR receptor-like serine/threonine-protein kinase RFK1 isoform X1 yields the protein MIVLKHVLLLSALVLVCSGIWTCVVESSGVPQEEVDALKQIAKTMGITAWEFKLFNASDCVVGTVEIAPPAQPDQEAESTVTCDCSFSDATCHIVSIILKRLNLPGTLPPELANLTYLQNIDFAYNYLNGSIPTQWASMPLINISLLANRLSGEIPKEIGNFANLSYLSLEANQFSGPVPSEIGKLVNLHTLILSSNQLSETLPKELGGLDLRDFRINDNNFNGTIPDFIQNWIQLTRLEMHASGLQGPIPSNISVLKNLNQLRISDINGTNQPFPVLDNIKSLRRLVLRNCNISGEIPSIIWRMTNLRVLDLSFNKLTGELPTAISSDSLKFIFLTGNLLSGNISGSFLKDGVTIDLSYNNFTWQSPEQPACDNYNGAKLNLFQAFSKDNSLKGVLPCRTDLKCKNYGHSLYVNCGGEKVKVNEDKRSITYEGDTARDNSDAKYYLSADNNNWGFSSSGDFMDDNNELNKDYIITSKSQISETLYNTARISPLSLTYFRYCLQNGSYSVRLHFAEIEFTNDSTYGSLGKRMFDIYAQDELVKKDFNIEDHAKGALKPYTLPFNATVTNNVLEIRFYFAGRGTTRIPQRGVYGPLISAISVDPNFTPPSEGGKTKTAPIIIGVVAACLICLALGIFWWRVNLRTKNGREKDFGGLDVHIGSFTLKQIKAATNNFDSLNQIGEGGFGPVYKGLLPDGTAIAVKQLSSKSTQGNREFLNEIGMISCLQHPNLVKLHGCCIEGNQLLLVYEYMENNSLARALLGPENCQLKLDWPTRQKICVGIARGLAFLHEESRLKIVHRDIKGTNVLLDGDLNPKISDFGLAKLHEEEKTHISTRVAGTIGYMAPEYALWGYLTYKADVYSFGVVALEIVSGKHNMSYQPKNDCACLLDWACSLQQSGDIMELVDQKLGSEFNKKEAERMIKVALLCTNASPSLRPNMSEAVSMLEGITTIPDAIPEAGSYSEDLRFKAIREYHKHTRSKVLEISEVQADSTSGRQAWIQSTSASAHDLYDINMESYLRSRSTRQHNTEIESHLSEGTQTEITSKHPWISSSSTSGQDLYSFNLESH from the exons ATGATTGTCCTCAAACATGTACTCCTCCTATCAGCCTTAGTGTTGGTTTGCTCTGGGATATGGACATGTGTTGTGGAAAGCTCTGGGGTGCCTCAAGAAGAAG TGGATGCCCTCAAGCAAATAGCTAAAACCATGGGGATTACTGCCTGGGAGTTTAAATTGTTTAATGCTAGTGATTGTGTTGTGGGAACTGTTGAAATAGCACCACCAGCTCAGCCTGATCAGGAAGCTGAAAGCACGGTTACTTGTGATTGCAGTTTTAGCGATGCTACCTGCCATATTGTGAGCAT AATCTTGAAACGATTGAATCTTCCAGGAACACTTCCTCCTGAACTGGCCAACCTTACTTATCTCCAAAACAT TGATTTTGCCTACAACTACTTGAATGGTTCAATACCAACCCAATGGGCTTCAATGCCATTGATAAATAT CTCTCTTCTTGCAAACCGCCTATCAGGGGAAATTCCTAAGGAAATAGGAAACTTTGCCAATCTTTCATACTT GAGTCTTGAAGCAAATCAATTTTCAGGACCAGTCCCTTCAGAGATTGGGAAGTTAGTTAACCTGCACACATT GATTCTGTCCTCGAATCAGTTGAGTGAAACTTTGCCTAAAGAACTTGGTGGGCTTGACTTGAGAGATTT TAGGATCAATGACAACAACTTCAACGGAACAATACCGGATTTTATTCAGAATTGGATACAACTCACCAGACT AGAAATGCATGCAAGTGGATTGCAGGGTCCCATTCCGTCTAACATttctgttttgaaaaatttaaatcaGTT GAGGATTAGTGACATAAATGGGACAAATCAGCCTTTTCCAGTGCTGGATAATATAAAAAGCCTTAGACGATT AGTTCTGAGGAACTGTAATATTTCTGGAGAAATCCCTTCAATCATCTGGAGAATGACTAATTTGCGAGTTCT GGATCTCAGTTTCAACAAGTTAACTGGAGAACTTCCCACTGCCATAAGCTCAGACAGTTTGAAATTCAT CTTTTTAACTGGCAACTTGCTCAGTGGAAATATATCGGGGTCATTCTTGAAGGATGGAGTTACCAT TGATCTTTCTTACAATAACTTTACATGGCAAAGCCCTGAGCAACCTGCTTGTGACAATTACAA TGGTGCAAAGTTAAATTTGTTTCAAGCCTTCTCAAAGGATAACAGCTT AAAAGGAGTTCTTCCATGCAGAACAGATCTCAAATGTAAAAATT ATGGGCATTCTTTATATGTTAATTGTGGTGGAGAAAAGGTGAAAGTTAATGAAGACAAAAGAAGCATCACCTATGAAGGAGATACAGCAAGGGACAACAGTGATGCAAAATACTATTTAAGTGCTGATAACAACAACTGGGGATTTAGTAGCTCTGGAGACTTCATGGATGACAATAATGAACTAAATAAAGATTATATTATAACTTCAAAATCACAAATCTCTGAGACATTATACAACACAGCACgaatttctcctctctctctcacttATTTCAGATATTGTCTACAAAATGGGAGTTATAGTGTGCGTCTCCACTTTGCCGAGATAGAATTCACAAATGATAGTACATACGGAAGCCTTGGGAAACGCATGTTTGATATTTATGCCCAG GATGAATTGGTAAAGAAGGATTTCAATATTGAAGATCATGCCAAAGGGGCTCTTAAGCCATATACTTTACCATTTAATGCAACTGTGACAAATAATGTGCTAGAGATCCGCTTCTATTTTGCTGGCAGAGGAACAACTAGAATTCCTCAAAGAGGAGTCTATGGCCCCCTCATATCAGCTATCTCTGTGGATCCCA ATTTCACACCCCCATCTGAAGGTGGAAAGACAAAGACTGCACCTATCATTATTGGAGTTGTAGCGGCATGTCTTATTTGCTTGGCACTGGGAATTTTTTGGTGGAGAGTCAACTTGAGAACCAAAAATGGGAGAGAAAAAG ATTTTGGAGGATTAGATGTCCACATAGGATCCTTTAccttaaaacaaataaaagctGCCACCAACAATTTTGATTCTCTAAACCAGATTGGGGAAGGTGGATTTGGTCCTGTGTACAAG GGGCTATTACCTGATGGTACTGCGATTGCCGTGAAGCAGCTTTCATCTAAATCAACTCAGGGGAATCGTGAATTTTTGAATGAGATAGGCATGATTTCTTGTTTGCAGCACCCAAATCTTGTGAAACTTCATGGATGTTGTATCGAAGGGAACCAACTCTTGCTCGTATATGAATACATGGAAAATAATAGCCTTGCCCGTGCCTTGTTAG GCCCAGAAAACTGTCAACTGAAACTGGATTGGCCAACAAGGCAGAAGATTTGTGTTGGGATAGCCAGAGGTTTAGCTTTTCTCCATGAAGAATCAAGACTCAAGATTGTTCACAGAGATATCAAAGGTACAAATGTACTGCTTGATGGGGacctaaatcccaaaatttccGACTTTGGGCTGGCTAAACTTCATGAAGAGGAGAAAACCCACATCAGCACCCGAGTTGCTGGAACAAT AGGGTACATGGCTCCAGAATATGCACTTTGGGGTTACCTAACCTATAAAGCAGATGTTTACAGTTTCGGAGTTGTGGCTTTGGAAATTGTTAGTGGGAAGCACAATATGAGTTATCAGCCCAAGAATGATTGTGCTTGTCTTCTAGACTGG GCCTGTTCTTTGCAGCAAAGTGGAGACATAATGGAGCTAGTGGATCAAAAGCTGGGATCTGAATTCAACAAGAAAGAGGCAGAAAGGATGATCAAAGTAGCTCTCTTATGCACTAATGCTTCCCCATCACTAAGGCCAAACATGTCTGAAGCGGTTAGCATGCTGGAAGGAATAACTACCATCCCAGATGCAATACCAGAAGCAGGTAGCTACAGTGAAGATTTGAGGTTTAAGGCTATAAGAGAATATCACAAGCATACAAGATCTAAGGTTTTGGAAATAAGTGAGGTCCAAGCTGACTCAACATCAGGCAGACAGGCTTGGATTCAATCTACCTCTGCGTCTGCCCATGATCTCTATGATATTAACATGGAGTCGTATTTGAGGTCTAGATCCACAAGGCAACATAATACAGAGATAGAAAGCCATCTTTCAGAAGGAACCCAGACTGAGATAACATCAAAACATCCATGGATTAGCTCTTCCTCTACATCTGGCCAGGATCTTTACAGTTTTAACCTGGAATCCCACTAG
- the LOC100246406 gene encoding probable LRR receptor-like serine/threonine-protein kinase RFK1 isoform X2, with protein sequence MIVLKHVLLLSALVLVCSGIWTCVVESSGVPQEEVDALKQIAKTMGITAWEFKLFNASDCVVGTVEIAPPAQPDQEAESTVTCDCSFSDATCHIVSIILKRLNLPGTLPPELANLTYLQNIDFAYNYLNGSIPTQWASMPLINISLLANRLSGEIPKEIGNFANLSYLILSSNQLSETLPKELGGLDLRDFRINDNNFNGTIPDFIQNWIQLTRLEMHASGLQGPIPSNISVLKNLNQLRISDINGTNQPFPVLDNIKSLRRLVLRNCNISGEIPSIIWRMTNLRVLDLSFNKLTGELPTAISSDSLKFIFLTGNLLSGNISGSFLKDGVTIDLSYNNFTWQSPEQPACDNYNGAKLNLFQAFSKDNSLKGVLPCRTDLKCKNYGHSLYVNCGGEKVKVNEDKRSITYEGDTARDNSDAKYYLSADNNNWGFSSSGDFMDDNNELNKDYIITSKSQISETLYNTARISPLSLTYFRYCLQNGSYSVRLHFAEIEFTNDSTYGSLGKRMFDIYAQDELVKKDFNIEDHAKGALKPYTLPFNATVTNNVLEIRFYFAGRGTTRIPQRGVYGPLISAISVDPNFTPPSEGGKTKTAPIIIGVVAACLICLALGIFWWRVNLRTKNGREKDFGGLDVHIGSFTLKQIKAATNNFDSLNQIGEGGFGPVYKGLLPDGTAIAVKQLSSKSTQGNREFLNEIGMISCLQHPNLVKLHGCCIEGNQLLLVYEYMENNSLARALLGPENCQLKLDWPTRQKICVGIARGLAFLHEESRLKIVHRDIKGTNVLLDGDLNPKISDFGLAKLHEEEKTHISTRVAGTIGYMAPEYALWGYLTYKADVYSFGVVALEIVSGKHNMSYQPKNDCACLLDWACSLQQSGDIMELVDQKLGSEFNKKEAERMIKVALLCTNASPSLRPNMSEAVSMLEGITTIPDAIPEAGSYSEDLRFKAIREYHKHTRSKVLEISEVQADSTSGRQAWIQSTSASAHDLYDINMESYLRSRSTRQHNTEIESHLSEGTQTEITSKHPWISSSSTSGQDLYSFNLESH encoded by the exons ATGATTGTCCTCAAACATGTACTCCTCCTATCAGCCTTAGTGTTGGTTTGCTCTGGGATATGGACATGTGTTGTGGAAAGCTCTGGGGTGCCTCAAGAAGAAG TGGATGCCCTCAAGCAAATAGCTAAAACCATGGGGATTACTGCCTGGGAGTTTAAATTGTTTAATGCTAGTGATTGTGTTGTGGGAACTGTTGAAATAGCACCACCAGCTCAGCCTGATCAGGAAGCTGAAAGCACGGTTACTTGTGATTGCAGTTTTAGCGATGCTACCTGCCATATTGTGAGCAT AATCTTGAAACGATTGAATCTTCCAGGAACACTTCCTCCTGAACTGGCCAACCTTACTTATCTCCAAAACAT TGATTTTGCCTACAACTACTTGAATGGTTCAATACCAACCCAATGGGCTTCAATGCCATTGATAAATAT CTCTCTTCTTGCAAACCGCCTATCAGGGGAAATTCCTAAGGAAATAGGAAACTTTGCCAATCTTTCATACTT GATTCTGTCCTCGAATCAGTTGAGTGAAACTTTGCCTAAAGAACTTGGTGGGCTTGACTTGAGAGATTT TAGGATCAATGACAACAACTTCAACGGAACAATACCGGATTTTATTCAGAATTGGATACAACTCACCAGACT AGAAATGCATGCAAGTGGATTGCAGGGTCCCATTCCGTCTAACATttctgttttgaaaaatttaaatcaGTT GAGGATTAGTGACATAAATGGGACAAATCAGCCTTTTCCAGTGCTGGATAATATAAAAAGCCTTAGACGATT AGTTCTGAGGAACTGTAATATTTCTGGAGAAATCCCTTCAATCATCTGGAGAATGACTAATTTGCGAGTTCT GGATCTCAGTTTCAACAAGTTAACTGGAGAACTTCCCACTGCCATAAGCTCAGACAGTTTGAAATTCAT CTTTTTAACTGGCAACTTGCTCAGTGGAAATATATCGGGGTCATTCTTGAAGGATGGAGTTACCAT TGATCTTTCTTACAATAACTTTACATGGCAAAGCCCTGAGCAACCTGCTTGTGACAATTACAA TGGTGCAAAGTTAAATTTGTTTCAAGCCTTCTCAAAGGATAACAGCTT AAAAGGAGTTCTTCCATGCAGAACAGATCTCAAATGTAAAAATT ATGGGCATTCTTTATATGTTAATTGTGGTGGAGAAAAGGTGAAAGTTAATGAAGACAAAAGAAGCATCACCTATGAAGGAGATACAGCAAGGGACAACAGTGATGCAAAATACTATTTAAGTGCTGATAACAACAACTGGGGATTTAGTAGCTCTGGAGACTTCATGGATGACAATAATGAACTAAATAAAGATTATATTATAACTTCAAAATCACAAATCTCTGAGACATTATACAACACAGCACgaatttctcctctctctctcacttATTTCAGATATTGTCTACAAAATGGGAGTTATAGTGTGCGTCTCCACTTTGCCGAGATAGAATTCACAAATGATAGTACATACGGAAGCCTTGGGAAACGCATGTTTGATATTTATGCCCAG GATGAATTGGTAAAGAAGGATTTCAATATTGAAGATCATGCCAAAGGGGCTCTTAAGCCATATACTTTACCATTTAATGCAACTGTGACAAATAATGTGCTAGAGATCCGCTTCTATTTTGCTGGCAGAGGAACAACTAGAATTCCTCAAAGAGGAGTCTATGGCCCCCTCATATCAGCTATCTCTGTGGATCCCA ATTTCACACCCCCATCTGAAGGTGGAAAGACAAAGACTGCACCTATCATTATTGGAGTTGTAGCGGCATGTCTTATTTGCTTGGCACTGGGAATTTTTTGGTGGAGAGTCAACTTGAGAACCAAAAATGGGAGAGAAAAAG ATTTTGGAGGATTAGATGTCCACATAGGATCCTTTAccttaaaacaaataaaagctGCCACCAACAATTTTGATTCTCTAAACCAGATTGGGGAAGGTGGATTTGGTCCTGTGTACAAG GGGCTATTACCTGATGGTACTGCGATTGCCGTGAAGCAGCTTTCATCTAAATCAACTCAGGGGAATCGTGAATTTTTGAATGAGATAGGCATGATTTCTTGTTTGCAGCACCCAAATCTTGTGAAACTTCATGGATGTTGTATCGAAGGGAACCAACTCTTGCTCGTATATGAATACATGGAAAATAATAGCCTTGCCCGTGCCTTGTTAG GCCCAGAAAACTGTCAACTGAAACTGGATTGGCCAACAAGGCAGAAGATTTGTGTTGGGATAGCCAGAGGTTTAGCTTTTCTCCATGAAGAATCAAGACTCAAGATTGTTCACAGAGATATCAAAGGTACAAATGTACTGCTTGATGGGGacctaaatcccaaaatttccGACTTTGGGCTGGCTAAACTTCATGAAGAGGAGAAAACCCACATCAGCACCCGAGTTGCTGGAACAAT AGGGTACATGGCTCCAGAATATGCACTTTGGGGTTACCTAACCTATAAAGCAGATGTTTACAGTTTCGGAGTTGTGGCTTTGGAAATTGTTAGTGGGAAGCACAATATGAGTTATCAGCCCAAGAATGATTGTGCTTGTCTTCTAGACTGG GCCTGTTCTTTGCAGCAAAGTGGAGACATAATGGAGCTAGTGGATCAAAAGCTGGGATCTGAATTCAACAAGAAAGAGGCAGAAAGGATGATCAAAGTAGCTCTCTTATGCACTAATGCTTCCCCATCACTAAGGCCAAACATGTCTGAAGCGGTTAGCATGCTGGAAGGAATAACTACCATCCCAGATGCAATACCAGAAGCAGGTAGCTACAGTGAAGATTTGAGGTTTAAGGCTATAAGAGAATATCACAAGCATACAAGATCTAAGGTTTTGGAAATAAGTGAGGTCCAAGCTGACTCAACATCAGGCAGACAGGCTTGGATTCAATCTACCTCTGCGTCTGCCCATGATCTCTATGATATTAACATGGAGTCGTATTTGAGGTCTAGATCCACAAGGCAACATAATACAGAGATAGAAAGCCATCTTTCAGAAGGAACCCAGACTGAGATAACATCAAAACATCCATGGATTAGCTCTTCCTCTACATCTGGCCAGGATCTTTACAGTTTTAACCTGGAATCCCACTAG